aaaaagtaaattaaaaccttaaattaatttctatttgatATTAACTtacatttattaatttaataaaattatacgttaaaacataaaattataaataatttgtgtaataaaaaattattcaaagtaAAATAATCTTATTAGTAAGTAAGCATTAATTAATTTGACTACACAATGTTATAGTAGCACTGAGCATAACTGAAACTACTCCAAAAAAAAACCACAATAGAGAATAATAAAGTAAGAGAGAAAGTTTGAAGATAGAGAGTTGCTTTTTTTCACAAGTGGTTGGGAGTTTTGATTTCGATTTTCTCGGTGTtgtcaaatttttatattttgcaaGTCCTATTTTTGGAGGCCGACGTTTAGAATTAGGATTAGATTTTTAGGTTTACAAGTCATGGTGAGGTTTTGTTGAGTTTTGATGTCTGTTGTTTTGAATTGCGTTTTGGCTCTGGCAATGTTTGGTTGTGCTCGATGGGTATTGGTAGGTGACTCTTTAGTGTTGGAGTCTTGTAAAACTGTGTGCAGCTCCATGGTTATGACAGACTAAAAATACAATGGACCAACCTTCTCTCTTTGGATAGCTAACGGTGGATACTTAGGGCCTCTTATTGGTGTTTGTGAATGGTAGTTTTGACAGCTAATTTTTTATGCAATTCATGCATACAGGTCTTTACTATATGTTTTCTCGTTGTTGGTTGGGCTGTTCTTCTAAGTTTCTGATTGTATTTACTtttgatttaactaaaattaaataaataaagtaaataagcattaaaattaaatgattaaggGCGAAGATTATCAGTTTAATTTAACTTACAAAGTTATAATGAAAAATCAATCATTTGGGacaccaaaagaaaaaaaaagttaaaaacccACTTTAGGAACTCTCATTTTTTTTTagcttataaatttttaattatagtaaCTAAAGTTAAGTcactatttattaaattttaatttattttaaaaaaatcatcaaagtttaatatttatctGAAATAATTATTCGAATAAATTTTCAATAGATTTTTCAACGAAACGCATATGTTACATGTTATACATGATTCAAAAAATATAGTTATATGATTTGTTGGctcattaataatttatttcttgTTATTATCATCTTTTTCAAAAGACCTTTTTATTGGCTTCTTAATTTTTGGTGACAAAATGAGTGAAAGACTCGTGGACTATGTTATTTGGCAATCTAAATAAGTGGTAGAAAATTTTATGCCTAAACAGTTCTTTTTTCAAATTGCCATCATCTAAGCCACGCCTCCGGccataaaagtaatttttttgcaAATTCTGATTACGCCTCGATAATCGACAAAAAATATATCTTTCACAActcaaaaatttttatatgagtttttttcttttgctgCCGTCTTCCGAAGAGGAAAACTAGATTTATCAAACTTCCAAAAAAGTCAAGATTTGTGATTAGGAGGGGATGCTGTTCATTTTGATAAGTTGGTTGGAAGTTCTATTGTCATTAATTATACCAAGAGTAAGagaaaagcttttttttttggatGTAATGATAGACAATTTAGTCATGGAGTTTCTTTATCATTTAGAATATATTTCTTTAATGTTGATTCAGACTCTTATGTAGAAATTAATaaccataaaaataatttagggtgttcatatatatatatctcttAAAGAAAAGAGGATGTTGCCTAATCTCTATTGATAATCATGAAAATGATTTAGGGTGTCTACTGTATATATCTCTCTTAACGAAAATAGTACGTTGCTTGATCTCTAATTAACACATACTCATTATTATTAAGATTTTGAATAGGTCGGTGGATTTTAATTATCTTCAATAGTAAATTGGGagcacaaaaagaaaaataaagagaaaaaaaaagaacaataaAGAGAGTAATGAGAAAAAGAGGCAGTCTATTTGGCTGCATAATCAAGTTTAAAGAAATAGTAAATAGGTCAaatgtatttataaattaatttttttgaattatttaggATATatacatttcattaaaaaatttattaaaaatttatctgaataattattttaataaatatttaaatattaataattattttaaaataaattaaaatttaattattataataaaacaatAACTTAAATTTCAGaatgtaaataaatattacCCCGCATCCCCGTTCAAAAGTTTCACATTTCATCTTCACCAACGCCACCCaacttctgaaaaaaaaaaacacccaACTCCTTTATTTATTAAGATATTTTAcaagataaaatttataatttaattttgatttatttaataataaataattttaatttattaataaaatagtctcacggttaaatttattattatttaactgaTAAATTAGACCGTGtgtttcttaaattttaaaaaatagcttATAAATTTACCctgtattatattatttattctcTCTTCGTATTTGCGTGTGGGagtgaggaaaaaaaaaaaaaagaaaaaggcacCTACCACACGCCCTCCCCTGATGTAGCCCTTCCTTTAACGCCTCCCTCTCTCTCGAGCCTCGACCCCGCCCTAAAGCTCAAGTAAGGTCTGAATTCGGATCCTCCGAGTTCCAAACATGTCAATGGAGTCAAGCTCTGGCTCCAGCGAGCATAACGTCAGACGAATACCTACTCACGGTGGACGCTATGTTCAGTATAATGTGTACGGCAACCTTTTTGAAGTCTCTAGCAAGTACGTCCCTCCTATTCGTCCTGTTGGCCGAGGTGCTTATGGTATTGTTTGGTAAGATTCTTAATCACTTGTTATCCTCTCTTTTATCTCTTTTGGAAGGTCTTGTGTGCTTTAGCTTGTTATGATggttttttttcttcatctcgaCGTTTTTGGTTCTTTGTTTAAGTTTGCTGATGCTGATGTAGTGGAGATATGTCTCGAGTTTGCTTAAGATTCAAGTGTTTTAGTGAGTCCTGCATGCAGATCgtaataattttatcaaattagctTAATTTTCAACTGTAATTAGGCTGATCCCTATCGGAACATATATGGAGATGACTTTGTTCTCGTGATTTGATCAAGTTTTTTTGGACCTAATTTGCCTCAgaaatatcatatttttttcGTTTTAATGCTTTGGCAGTTATCTATTATTCCCAagcaataattaatttatttttcgcTGTGAACCTTCAATCAGCATCATGTTAATCTGACTGTGGGCTTTTCTAGGTGTGGCAAGTCCGAAGTTACTAGTTTCACTTGCAAATCAGTGCGTCACTACGTTTGGAAATTATGaagaaatagataaaattttcaaataggtTTAATTCTTAAATTGTTTCTCTGTGTATGCTGTTCCTGCTGTTATTTCAGAGTGTTACTGGTCAGCAGCATGTTTGATGATTATTTCCAGTTGACTGACACTGTAAAAGTGTATGAAACCTGTTCTGCTACTTCTTTCAGAAAACTAGTATTCTGGTGAATTATAAATGGTTATATTTtccttacattttttttttgtcaaagtaTTTTCCTCACATTTGACTTGATATTTTTGCTTATCAACATTATGAAGGAAGATGTAATTCTTTATTTCCTTCAGTGCTGCTATGAATTCCGAGACCCAAGAGGAAGTTGCCATTAAGAAGATCGGTAATGCTTTTGACAACCGGATAGATGCTAAAAGGACATTGCGAGAGATTAAGCTTCTTCGACACATGGACCATGAAAATGTCAGTTTCCTTGCTGCTATTCCTCCTGATCtcttaatattaattaagtTACGTTGCTTTCAAGAAGCttcttgtttttttattttgatatagaACATTAATTTTTGCTGTTCtaaactttttcctttttaaccaTTGAGTCATTGGATTATTTAActgaagttttatttttttcattgttATCAGCACATTTTGAATTGAGGATGTTACTAATGCAGTAGTGCTTTTAGTAAATTATCAATTGTTGTTCTgttgctttttttcttttcattttctttttacttttgAATGCCTAATTATGGATGAGATAACTCTGAAATTTCCAGGGTTAGAATGGTTGTAGAATATGGTCTTACTACTTTTTTCTTAAGTTTGTAGAATTAttatctttctctttttttttttttttttataaaatttcttaCCTTTTTCTTTTGTCTAAATTGATTGCATCATcatcttatttctttttctcagaTTGTTGCTCTTAGAGACATCATACGGCCTCCCCAGAAAGAGAACTTTAATGATGTCTACATTGTTTATGAATTGATGGACACTGATCTTCATCAAATAATACGCTCCAACCAACCATTGACGGATGATCATTGTCGGGTTAGCACCATAAATGCTCTTGGATTTTGTGTTTGTTGTAGTACATTATAATTTTAGCTGATCTTTTTCCCATTTATTTATGGATTCAAATCTTTACTTGTATTTACCTCGCTTCTCCCTTCCCATGCCATGAGTCCCAACACCATATTATTTGAGAAATTGGTGCGCTGCCCCATTCAAACATTGGGCTGCACAGCATTATGGGGGATTGGATGCCAAATTAGTTTTCATGCTTCCTGTACCCCTTTCCCTTTCATCTTTCTTGATGTAGAAGCAAGGAAAAAATGAACTTGAAAAGAGAGGCAAGCATTGGCTACATGTGGAGCACATCTGCAGGTAGCTACTGCAGTGAGCTGACCTTAGATTTGGGGAATAATGTTATTGCTCGACTCCCTCCAAACTTTGCAAGATTGATTGTCCACCTCTATTTCCCTCAAAAATTTAGcccaaagaagaaagaaaaagaaagaataacaataataatactaaTGCAAATGCTAAGCCTAATATTTATTATAGTTCGTAATTTTTTTTGTAAGCATAATTTATTAATCATGCTTATGGTATTGTTACTTTTGCAGTATTTTCTCTATCAGTTGCTGCGAGGGCTCAAATATGTACATTCAGCACATGTTTTACATCGTGATCTCAAGCCTAGCAATCTGCTCCTGAATGCTAATTGTGACCTTAAGATTGCGGACTTTGGTCTTGCTAGAACAACATCTGAAACAGATTTTATGACCGAGTATGTTGTTACTCGTTGGTATCGGGCACCAGAATTACTCCTTAATTGTTCAGAATACACTGCAGCAATTGATATATGGTCAGTGGGTTGTATACTAGGCGAAATCATGACAAGGCAACCCTTGTTTCCTGGTAAAGACTATGTTCATCAGCTGAGGCTTATCACAGAGGTATGTTTTTTAAACATCGCTCAGCAAATCTTTTGTAGAGTGGCCTTGCTGCTGGTTTGCTGAATGAAAACATTTTCTTCTTGTTTGTGGTGAAGACGTAAATGCTTTTTCTTTCCTCATAGTGTCTTGTTATTGCCTTGAGATTCTTGGATTGGTCCTGGTTGTGTGCCTTCTCACTTTTAATGCGCACAAAAATGAACTCACAGTTGGTTCATTGAGATGTGAAGTTTCCTTTTCTTTATCTACTGTGTGTAAAATAACTTGTGCATCAACTTTTCTCTTCAGCTCATTGGTTCACCGGATGACTCCAGCCTTGGCTTCCTACGAAGTGATAATGCTCGAAGATACGTTAGGCAGCTTCCCCAATACACAAGGCAAAATTTTGCTGCTAGATTTCCTAATAAGTCCGCAGGTGCTGTCGATTTGTTAGAGAAGATGCTAGTCTTTGATCCAAACAGGCGCATTACAGGTAACATGACATAGCATAATGATGCACTCTCccgccccccccccccccccccccccccccccaaaaaaaaaaaaaaaaaaaaatgcactgTAATTAATGTTTTGGCAATTTGAGATTGTAGCATATGATATTGCATATTTAACATGAGTAAGGTAGTGGACGTGTTGACTATGTTCAGATATTTCTTTACCCTGATCGAGTCGTATCAGATACTGAAATAGCAAGTCTTTTATACAAATATATTCCTCATTATTAATTTGGGAGTTCTAGCATATAGCCTTTTATGTTTGGCTGCTCTTGACACCAATATTAAAAGTTATAAACATAATTGACGCAAATTAAAACATTCTTGATCAGCTATGGAGTTATGCAGTATGCTTTtaacaagagagagagagagtgtgtgTGTGAGTTGAAATTGCATATAATTGCTAAATGTTTTACTATGGATGCtttttaaattctaattaaatGCTTAGAATTTGTGTATTTTGGTTGGTGAAGAttgtcctttttttttatttcctgGCGGCCTACAGTTGATGGGGCACTATGCCATCCTTACTTGGCACCTCTTCATGATATCAACGAGGAGCCTGTTTGCCCAAAGCCTTTCAACTTTGATTTTGAGCAGCCAACATTTACTGAAGAAAATATCAAggagctcatctggagggaatCTGTAAAATTCAATCCAGATTTCTGAGAATTATCTGATATAATCTGTTGTGCACACTTGGAAAATACTCCATTATCCCCATTCCTGTCAGAGTCTCTGGGAGAAGATGAAAACAACTCGCTGGGTATATTGGAATGGACTTGCATGTCACGAAAGAGTTGGTTCCTTTCATCTTGGATTATTTGAGATATTGACATGTGTGAAATGGAGGTTAGGTTGCCTTCAGGTTACGTCAGAAAAATCACTGTAAAGGTCTAATTTGTAGCTGGTATGTATGGGAACACCAACTTGATTTAGTGTGGGTGGAGTGGCTGTTGTACTGGCAATATGTACTGTTTTGGAGTGGGGTTTCTGCATAGTTATTCTAATTTTCCTACTTCTCTTCCCTTGGAATGATTTGAATGTGAAGAATTCTCTAATTTGCTAGGCTTTAAATCGTTCCCATTTTTTATTTGGAATAGTTGCTAGGCTGAATGTTGTGAAAATTTCGAGATTTGAATTCCATGCTTCTCATAAATAAATAGACCACACTTTTGCTAACATTTAAAAAGTAGGTTAACTTTTTCAAATTTCCAATCCAAAAAAAGAAATTGGagcttatattttattttttggttaAATGGAGCTTTCGATGAAGTTAATCCATTTTGTAGGAAATATTTATATGCGCTAAAATGTTTATACACTCGATCCATAAAAGTCATCAACGTGAagcttataattttaatataatatgatGTATGATATATTTGAATTGATAGTTAATATGCATTCGGATGTGGAAGATGAGAGTATTACCCCGATACGTGATCTTGATTCTTGTGGGCCCGGACCCCATCCACAAATTTCGTATAcaggtttgattttttttttttttctaacacaCCTCAATAATATTACTCTTGTTTACGTTGAACCTCCGCACTTCACTTCCTCATTCCTTACCCAAccgaaaatataaattttttttaccattaacGGTATAATAtccactttaaattttaaataattgaataattttaaatcaaaatttaattttttatagttaTCTATATACACATGTAAAAGTTTTAGATAATAGTAAAATTgttaagtttatatatataatcatctaaaattttaaacaaaacGTGTTTATCTTggtataataaaaaaacatcATATTTACATATGCACAATTCTGGCTGTGAAGTTATAAGATGATGTGAGAATAAAAGAATTTACCGAGTAGTTTCCAGCTGTACtaccaatttaaaaaattgatgatGATGAATTCAAATGGAAATTCGAAAACAAAATTAGAATTATTTTGAACTGTATTTGTATTGCATTTCCTTTGCCGCACAACCCACAGCCACAGCTTTaaacaaaattgaaaaataaaaatcacaggccactttttttttaaaataaatatctatAATCTATATTATACACAAGGAAAATTATCCATAatatatttaagtatttaaattatttataataatatttaattatttaaatagttaataattttattttttaaatttaatttttgaaataaatgataattttactttttatattaattttaattagttaaaaaaattttaaaaaaagataaatttcaaaatttttataataatatttaattatttaaatagttaataattttagatgataatttattctttatattaattttagttaattaagaaaaatttcaaaaaaatatacataatataataagattaaattttttaaaataaagatataaattagatgttaagaaaatttttttaaaaaatatagataataagattaaatctttttaaaacctttaaattatttataataatatttaattatttaaataattgataatttcttttttaaaatttaatttttgaaataaatgataatttattctttatattaattttagttagttAAAAAAAGTATaagttataataaaattaaatttttaaaataagaatataaattaaatagtaatatatatgtatattatgtTACAAATTTTTAGACGATTTTGTTGTGCAAGtcttcttttgtttttatatataatataaattatttaatattatgttataatatgattattataaaattatattatataataaaataaatataaaaaataaaattttaaatatttataataaatataaaagtaaatatttttataaatatatataaagatggtttatttattaataattattaattaaataaataataatatttatagtttagaccgttaaatttaattagaattataaatttaatacaatattttttatattatttttaatttttttatatatatcttaaACTCACCATTTGTTCATAATATTTAAACAAAacacaattaaattttaaaatttgtgcttttatttttattttttatttttttatttgtatttcaaaccgaaaagaaattattttttaatcatttttataaTAGATTAATTTGGGATTGATTTTTTggcttaaatttttatataacttcagattttattttatttttatttaaaatattgtatAAAATATTTGTATCCATATAAAATGAACTATATTTCATAACCCAGTCTCATTAtgaatttttaaactttttattgaaaaaacatatgtctaatattttttttttctattatcgAGATGgacatatatataataataataataataaataagaacaataataaaaaaaattcatgcaGCAATAAAAATATCAgagatataatttatatttatgattCTTTGCGCtctaagaaatattttaaaattaatttattaaatatttatattaattatttaaatatatatatatataaaatattataaaagtgaGATAAATATCTgaatgttattaattttaaatttaagatatttaattatttattattataataataattcattaaatttaaataaattttaacatttaaaaaatttaactataaATCTATAATCTATATGTGTAATAATGGGattttctaatatatttttatattatttaagagattatttaatatattttttattttaaattttaaaatagataataattttattatttaaattaattttaagtttatttaaatttgaaggtagatgatattttataattttaaagtatgaaataattttattatttaaataatatatttaagcattcgacaaaaaataattttgataatataaatcaCGACATAGTAAgaatgatattttaaatattaaataagtaCTAGAAAATTGTTAAACTATTAGATaatatattatacatataattttCGTAATTATATAAGTTAGTAAATGAATATTTGtattcatttatatatatattaaaaaattaaaattttgacataatttattaaaataaaatttaattttaacaatattaaattattaaataataatttcagttttaaaaaataaaacaaactttctacaacaacaaaaaattatttttgatgacgtaataataagttatttattttacttctcaattaattttaaataaaatttataaattcaaaataatgaTCATATTTATCaaagataattaaaaatataatttaatttattaaaagatattaataaaatattaaataagtttaacaataaattcatttaatttatacaaatgacattaattcatttaatttaatttaatacataCTTCTCAATTTAAACGTTGGAAAAAACTAGTTTATATAAATGTATAAAGAGAAgggaaatatttaaaattacttaaatatttttagaaatttattgattaaattaattattttaattttattaatgaatttaaaatgtgttttcattttaaaaattattttaaattttgtattatccaaatatttttttttaaaaaaaaattatgattttatattGTATTAATGTCATTGATCTCAATGGGTcctactatttatttatttattctttccCTTGTATTGTGTTGTTGGGAAGCTGGCAGCAAATGTGTAGCTTCTGTGCTAATcttgataattattattatttcttgcatggattatttattttttaattgatatattttaatatcaatatttttaaatagctatttaaaataaacaaaatataattaaaattaataaattgattttcTTTACTTATATTTTGTTAGGAAACATTCAAAGTGTGAAACCATCAGAAGCGCAAAAAAGATGCTGCCATTGCAATTGCCGTCCACAGCGCCAGTTTTGGCGGCAACTGTTTAACAACTCTGTGTTTGGCTGTCACGGAAAGCAAATTTGTATATTTAATCatctcaaataaaatattaattatgacttcattttttttttataaaagaaattaaaattaaatattctcTTCAAAGC
The Manihot esculenta cultivar AM560-2 chromosome 1, M.esculenta_v8, whole genome shotgun sequence genome window above contains:
- the LOC110615232 gene encoding mitogen-activated protein kinase 4-like isoform X2, which gives rise to MSMESSSGSSEHNVRRIPTHGGRYVQYNVYGNLFEVSSKYVPPIRPVGRGAYGIVCAAMNSETQEEVAIKKIGNAFDNRIDAKRTLREIKLLRHMDHENIVALRDIIRPPQKENFNDVYIVYELMDTDLHQIIRSNQPLTDDHCRYFLYQLLRGLKYVHSAHVLHRDLKPSNLLLNANCDLKIADFGLARTTSETDFMTEYVVTRWYRAPELLLNCSEYTAAIDIWSVGCILGEIMTRQPLFPGKDYVHQLRLITELIGSPDDSSLGFLRSDNARRYVRQLPQYTRQNFAARFPNKSAGAVDLLEKMLVFDPNRRITVDGALCHPYLAPLHDINEEPVCPKPFNFDFEQPTFTEENIKELIWRESVKFNPDF
- the LOC110615232 gene encoding mitogen-activated protein kinase 4-like isoform X1 translates to MSMESSSGSSEHNVRRIPTHGGRYVQYNVYGNLFEVSSKYVPPIRPVGRGAYGIVCAAMNSETQEEVAIKKIGNAFDNRIDAKRTLREIKLLRHMDHENIVALRDIIRPPQKENFNDVYIVYELMDTDLHQIIRSNQPLTDDHCRYFLYQLLRGLKYVHSAHVLHRDLKPSNLLLNANCDLKIADFGLARTTSETDFMTEYVVTRWYRAPELLLNCSEYTAAIDIWSVGCILGEIMTRQPLFPGKDYVHQLRLITELIGSPDDSSLGFLRSDNARRYVRQLPQYTRQNFAARFPNKSAGAVDLLEKMLVFDPNRRITDCPFFLFPGGLQLMGHYAILTWHLFMISTRSLFAQSLSTLILSSQHLLKKISRSSSGGNL
- the LOC110615232 gene encoding mitogen-activated protein kinase 4-like isoform X3; the protein is MNSETQEEVAIKKIGNAFDNRIDAKRTLREIKLLRHMDHENIVALRDIIRPPQKENFNDVYIVYELMDTDLHQIIRSNQPLTDDHCRYFLYQLLRGLKYVHSAHVLHRDLKPSNLLLNANCDLKIADFGLARTTSETDFMTEYVVTRWYRAPELLLNCSEYTAAIDIWSVGCILGEIMTRQPLFPGKDYVHQLRLITELIGSPDDSSLGFLRSDNARRYVRQLPQYTRQNFAARFPNKSAGAVDLLEKMLVFDPNRRITDCPFFLFPGGLQLMGHYAILTWHLFMISTRSLFAQSLSTLILSSQHLLKKISRSSSGGNL